The genomic interval TCTGCTTCCGACTTGTATTCCCAGTTCTTGATGGGAAGCGCCGCAACCTTCTCCAGCACAGCCTTGGTGTCGGTCAGGTGAATGTCGCGCTTCTTTGTGGAATCGGACACCGCAACCCAAGCGCTGCCGCCTGGTGCCAACGTCACGCCGGATGAAAGACCAGAATTGGTGTAAAGCCGTATTCCACCCGCAGCGCGCACGTTGAATTGGTTTGATACCGAGGAAGAAAAGCTCGAACCGCTGTTGTCCGCATAGACAAAACTCCCGGCATTGTTCGCCTGAGCTTGATGTCCCATTGCCACCGAGTAGTTCCCCAACGCCTGATTGCTCTGCCCGCCCGGCACCGTGGCATATTGTCCCGAAGCAATATTCGCATTGCCGCCGCCAATGAACGCGTGTGTGCCTGAGGAGAGATTGGCAGAACCGCCGACGATGGAGCTGTTCAAGCCCGATGCCAATTGATCTTGGCCACTGCCGATGAATGCATAAGTAGCGCCTGCTCCAATAGTGTTGTTGAGTCCGCAACCGATAAAGGCATTCCATCCTTCTACGTCATTGCCCAGCCCGCAGACGATTGCAGAGTGTTCGCCGCGAACCGAATTTGTGTCCGAGTCGAGAAGTCCGCCGCCGCCGCCGATGAAAGAGTAGCCTCCCCGCACAAAGTTGCGCATGCCACCGCCAATGAAAGAATGCGTGCCGGATGCCAATTGATCTTGGCCACTGCCGATGAATGCATAAGTAGCGCCTGCTCCAATAGTGTTGTTGAGTCCGCAACCGATAAAGGCGTTCCATCCTTCTACGTCATTCCCCAATCCGCAGACGATCGCAGAATGCTCTCCTCGTACTGAATTTGAGTCTTGACTCAACCACCCCCCGCCTCCCCCGATGAATGAGAAGTCGCCGCGCGAATTGTTACGGATTCCTCCACCAACAAAGGATCCCGGGCCGGATGCCAAATTCCTCGACCCGCCCACGACAACCGCGAATACGTTGCTAGCCGAATTTGAGTCCGAGATAAAAGTTCCACCGCCTCCCCCGACGAATGAATAGTCGCCGCGCGCTATGTTTCCGCCGCCACCGCCGACCGTCGCGGACGCACCTAAGGCATCATTTGAGACGCCGCCGCCGACCGTCGCCGCCCCACCTGAGGCGACATTGGTGATTCCACCGCTGACTGTCGCAGAAAAGCCTGCGGCGACATTTTCATATCCGCCGCCGACCGTAGCGTATTCTGCGCTCGCTTCACATAGAATTCCTCCACCGATTGAAGTATAGGAAGTGGAGGCATTATTAAACCGTCCTCCACTTACCGTCGAATAGTACCCCGACGCAGTATCCTGCTGCCCTCCGCCGACAAACGAGAATCTCCCCGACGCCACGTTGTTGTTTCCTCCCGCCACGACCGCAAAACTATCCGACGCCGTATTATTCAATCCGCCGCCGATGCGCGCACCGTATCCGGTGGCGTCGTTGTCTTGTCCGCCACCAATGGAAGCAATCCAATTCGTCGCACGATTGGCGTAACCCGATTGAATGCCGGAGTATGGACCCTGCGCGTAGTTGCCGCCTCCACCACCCACCGCGGAGTAGTTGCCTCGTGCACTGTTCGAGTCAATCGCGCTTGCTCCACCGCCGCCGCCAACGGTTGCATATTGTCCGTTTGTGCGATTGTTGCGACCGCCGCCAATATTGGAGTTCAAACCTACTGCTCCATTGTCGTTTCCTCCGGCCACAACTGTGTTCTGTCCGCTGGCGGTATTATCCGATCCGCTGAGAACCGCCGCGCGGTTGGCAGATGCCGTGTTCGTTCCACCCAGTGCAACCGAGTTCGACCCCGAGGCTGTGTTGTTCGAACCTGCCACAAACGAGTTGCTCCCCGAGTTTGTCTGTCCGGGTCCGAATGTCCCCTTGCCCGTGACGGTGAGGTCGTTCAAGACGGTGCCACCCAGCGCACCGTCCACCGTTCCCACGCGATAAGCGTGACCGACCGAGACGACTTGATTTCTCGGACTCATTTCCGTATCTGCACCAATCGTCACGCCCAGCCAACGGTTGACAGCAAACGAGTCCGGCAGCACGGTCACGGAACCTAACAATACGTTGAACAGCCCATCTGTCACCGTTACGGCTGGATGCGACTCTGTCCAAATCGCCGTTCCGCCGCCTGCGGAACCGTAAAGTCGAAAGGTCATCGCCACCGTCGTGTCCAGCGGCGCACCGCCCAACGAGGTCAATTGTCCCTGATAGTTGACAAGTTGCGGTATCGCAAAGGCGTTCAGGGCCGCGGCCAAAAGGGCTGCAAGTGCGGTTTTCATCGGGATTCTCCGTGATTTCAGTATTCAACAAGGTATTCTACAATTTACCCTTTAATAAGCAGACGTGTCAACAAACTCATATGTGCTCAAGTATTGTGGTTCGATATGCTTCAAGGGTGTTAAAATAATGTAAAATCAAGTTTTAAACATCCGCGATGGGTCATCAAAACAGTGTATACACAAAAACCGAGGCGAAGCACTAATTGTGGCAGTTTATGCAGCTTGCGAACAAAAATCTAATCCGGTCAGGCCACACAGCTCCCTGGGCTACAACCCGCCCGCGCCGGAAACGAAAAAACAATTACTTCCGTCCCCGCTACGCTACGACGGAAGTAAGCAAGTGTAATCTTGCAACTGGTACAGAAAATGGGGGCAGACCAGTGCTCGATGACCTTGACAAGATTACTTTCACCAGTCTTCCCAAAGGCGTAACCCGGGAATTTGCCGGACAATCTCAGGAATACAAAGAGTCAAGCACAGGACTTTACTACTTCTTCCTCCTCGCGCTTGTGTTCATTTTCCTGGTGCTTGCGGCGCAGTTCGAAAGCTTCGTGCATCCCTTCACGATTCTTCTGTCTGTGCCGCTTGCTGTCTTCGGAGCGCTGGTCTCGTTGTTCGTGTTTGGACAATCAATGAACATCTACTCGCAGATTGGTCTCATCATGTTGATAGGATTGGTGACAAAGAATGCAATTCTTATTGTCGAGTTTGCCAATCAGCTCCGCGCGCGAGGCAGGGAGGTGAAAGATGCCATTGTCGAGGCTTCGCTCATTCGCCTGAGACCTATTCTCATGACCTCTTTTGCGACAATCTTCGGCATTCTGCCCATTGCCATCGGACTGGGTGCGGGCGCCGAAGCACGCAGGCCGCTTGGAATTGCCGTGGTCGGCGGTATGCTGTTCTCAACCTTCCTCACTCTCGTGTTGGTGCCGGTGGTCTATTCGATTTTTGCCAAATACACTCCGGTACATGAGGTGGAAAAAGCTATCGTCGAAGAGCAGGAGGCTGACCTTGCTGCATCGCCACAACACGCGAGCTAAGTTTCTGTAGCTGAATGTAAAAAGCCCCCGGAAATACCCGGGGGCTTTTTTTGAGGTTCGTACCCTCAATGCCTCTAATTCAGCAGATTTTTCTCTAAGATTGGTTAAAACAATGTCTTGCTAAGTTCAATATTTGAGAAAAATCTCTTGACCATGTGTTCATATGAATGTATATTATGACAATCTTAATAGCAATTTGTTCAAAACAACATTATGCAAATACAACAATGGAGTTATGAAGAACGGGCGATCCGAAGACCGCCCGCCTCGTCATAGGCTAACGCTGCTAGTGTGGGTGACGAAATGTTAGCCTACTACCTGTACAAGGAGAGAAACGATGAGTCCTTGCGAGTTAGATTGCGATGCTTGATGGCACTTGCACGGTTTGTCGGTTCATGTTAAGCGAATGACGAACCGCACGCGCCAACTCTTTTATGCTGAATGGCTTGTCGAGTATTGCACTGTACTGTCCAAGATTGGATGCCTGTGCACTGAATCCCGAACAAAGTATAATCGGTATGTCGCCGCGAATTTCGTGTATCTGCAGCGCAAGGTCTTCGCCCGAGAGATCCGGAATGGAGGAATCCGTGATAATAAGGTCAATATCGTGCGACGACTCCCTGAATTGCATCATGGCGGAGTGTGAGCAATCCGCAACGGACACCCTGTATCCAAGATACTCAAGCATTTGTTTGCCGAGTTCAAGAATCAGCGGTTCATCGTCAACCCAGAGAATGTGCTCGCCGCCCTTGACGTCGAGGACATGATTCTCAGTGCTCACATGCGCTTCCGCTATAGATCGCGGAAACAGAATCGTAAATGTCGTTCCGCACCCCGGCTCGGACTTAACGTGAATTGATCCGCCGTGTCGGCGTACAATGCCCTTTACGACGAACAGGCCAAGTCCCGTGCCTTCCTCATTGTCCTTGGTTGTGAAGAACGGTTCGAAAATTCTCGCTTGCGTTTCGGGGCTCATTCCCTTGCCCGTATCCGAAATCTCGAGGCGGACGTATTGGCCTCTGCGAGTTCCGTTTGGCCCGAAACTGTCCAAATGTACTTCGGTTTCCGAAATGCGGATGCGTAGCACCCCACCGGTTTCTTTCATTGCATGCCCGGCATTCACTCCAAGATTCATCAATATCTGGTGAATCTGATGATAGTCAGCTCCGATAACATCGCGCTCGGTTTCAAACGCGCGCTCTACGGAAATCCCCACCGGAAGTGACACGCGCAGCAACTTTATGCTGTTGTCAACAATCGTGCTGAGCTTGATCATTTGCAATCCGTCAGTCTCTTTCTTGCTGATATTTAATATCTGAATGGCAACGTCTTTTGCGTGCTGTGCCGACTCCAGAGCGATTTCCAGATTCTCGCGAACAGTGCTTTCCTTCGGCAAGTCCTCCAGGGTCATGTCAAGGTATCCGATAATAGGTGTGAGCAGCTTGTTCAGGTCGTGAGCCAGACCGCTCGTCATCGTTCCAATTGTACTCAGAGCTTGCAGCCTTCGGAGCGCGGCCTCAAGCCTCTGATTCTCCGATTCTATCTTTTTCTGCTCGCTTAAGTCGGTAATCAAGCTGATGTAATACTTCGGCATCCCATCCTGGTCGCGATGGATAACCGATGTCACTCGAGCCCACGCAATCGAACCGTCCTTGCGAATGTAGCGTTTTTCAAAGCCCGAATCGCGCGAGTGTTCATACACCAGTGAAGACGCCATTTCCATGGTCAGCGCTTGATCTTCGGAATATGTGAATTCAAGGACGGACTTGCCGACAATTTCGCTCGACTGCCGGTCGAGCAACTTGCAGAAGCTCCGGTTGGCAAAAAGATAGTGACCTTCAAGACTGATAATGGCAAGCCCGGTTGAAGAATTCGCAAACGCTTCGTGAAACCGCGCCTCGCTGTCTAACTGAGCTTGAAATGCGGCGACTCTCAAGTCTATATCAATCAATGAGCCGGAAATTCTCTTGATTCGGCCCTGTTTGTCTCGCACGGGCAGTCCGGAGAGATTCATCCAGATATATTCCCCGCCGAAGGACTCAAACCGGCAATCGAACGAAAAGCGCTTGCCCGCGCGCAGATACTGTTTCAAATTGTTGCGAATCTGAATCAAGTCTTCGGGATGAATGAGTTCGAATAGTCCGCGCAGCCTAAGTCGTTGCCTCGGTGATTCAAAGCCCAACAGCTTGAAAAAACTGTCCGAAACAAACACTTTGTCCGTTTGCCTGTCCCAGTCCCATATTCCGCATGCAGCTCCGTCCATCACTCCTTCAAACCTGTCTTCGTAGTCACGGAGAGCGCGCTCAAGCCTGTCGCAATACTGATATGTCGTCTCTGTCGGCTGCTGCTCCGGCTCGTGAACTCTCGAACCCGTGCGCGTCAGGACATCGTGTTCATCTTTTTTTCGCGTCATGAATGTCAACTTCCCCTGTTATCTACGAATCGACTGTTGCCGGGACGATCTACTTCTTTTCAAGACCTTCCGCGAGGTCAGCGATTGTCGAAGGTGCGGAAGCAACTCTTCAAATTCATGCGTCT from bacterium carries:
- a CDS encoding efflux RND transporter permease subunit, with the translated sequence MQLANKNLIRSGHTAPWATTRPRRKRKNNYFRPRYATTEVSKCNLATGTENGGRPVLDDLDKITFTSLPKGVTREFAGQSQEYKESSTGLYYFFLLALVFIFLVLAAQFESFVHPFTILLSVPLAVFGALVSLFVFGQSMNIYSQIGLIMLIGLVTKNAILIVEFANQLRARGREVKDAIVEASLIRLRPILMTSFATIFGILPIAIGLGAGAEARRPLGIAVVGGMLFSTFLTLVLVPVVYSIFAKYTPVHEVEKAIVEEQEADLAASPQHAS
- a CDS encoding tail fiber domain-containing protein, yielding MKTALAALLAAALNAFAIPQLVNYQGQLTSLGGAPLDTTVAMTFRLYGSAGGGTAIWTESHPAVTVTDGLFNVLLGSVTVLPDSFAVNRWLGVTIGADTEMSPRNQVVSVGHAYRVGTVDGALGGTVLNDLTVTGKGTFGPGQTNSGSNSFVAGSNNTASGSNSVALGGTNTASANRAAVLSGSDNTASGQNTVVAGGNDNGAVGLNSNIGGGRNNRTNGQYATVGGGGGASAIDSNSARGNYSAVGGGGGNYAQGPYSGIQSGYANRATNWIASIGGGQDNDATGYGARIGGGLNNTASDSFAVVAGGNNNVASGRFSFVGGGQQDTASGYYSTVSGGRFNNASTSYTSIGGGILCEASAEYATVGGGYENVAAGFSATVSGGITNVASGGAATVGGGVSNDALGASATVGGGGGNIARGDYSFVGGGGGTFISDSNSASNVFAVVVGGSRNLASGPGSFVGGGIRNNSRGDFSFIGGGGGWLSQDSNSVRGEHSAIVCGLGNDVEGWNAFIGCGLNNTIGAGATYAFIGSGQDQLASGTHSFIGGGMRNFVRGGYSFIGGGGGLLDSDTNSVRGEHSAIVCGLGNDVEGWNAFIGCGLNNTIGAGATYAFIGSGQDQLASGLNSSIVGGSANLSSGTHAFIGGGNANIASGQYATVPGGQSNQALGNYSVAMGHQAQANNAGSFVYADNSGSSFSSSVSNQFNVRAAGGIRLYTNSGLSSGVTLAPGGSAWVAVSDSTKKRDIHLTDTKAVLEKVAALPIKNWEYKSEAEGIEHVGPMAQDFWKAFQLGSDSLGISTIDADGVLFAAVQELAKLNSEKDKKIADLEARMKLMEAAILQFGSLNNSDKQ
- a CDS encoding PAS domain S-box protein — translated: MTRKKDEHDVLTRTGSRVHEPEQQPTETTYQYCDRLERALRDYEDRFEGVMDGAACGIWDWDRQTDKVFVSDSFFKLLGFESPRQRLRLRGLFELIHPEDLIQIRNNLKQYLRAGKRFSFDCRFESFGGEYIWMNLSGLPVRDKQGRIKRISGSLIDIDLRVAAFQAQLDSEARFHEAFANSSTGLAIISLEGHYLFANRSFCKLLDRQSSEIVGKSVLEFTYSEDQALTMEMASSLVYEHSRDSGFEKRYIRKDGSIAWARVTSVIHRDQDGMPKYYISLITDLSEQKKIESENQRLEAALRRLQALSTIGTMTSGLAHDLNKLLTPIIGYLDMTLEDLPKESTVRENLEIALESAQHAKDVAIQILNISKKETDGLQMIKLSTIVDNSIKLLRVSLPVGISVERAFETERDVIGADYHQIHQILMNLGVNAGHAMKETGGVLRIRISETEVHLDSFGPNGTRRGQYVRLEISDTGKGMSPETQARIFEPFFTTKDNEEGTGLGLFVVKGIVRRHGGSIHVKSEPGCGTTFTILFPRSIAEAHVSTENHVLDVKGGEHILWVDDEPLILELGKQMLEYLGYRVSVADCSHSAMMQFRESSHDIDLIITDSSIPDLSGEDLALQIHEIRGDIPIILCSGFSAQASNLGQYSAILDKPFSIKELARAVRHSLNMNRQTVQVPSSIAI